The proteins below come from a single Neospora caninum Liverpool complete genome, chromosome IX genomic window:
- a CDS encoding putative thioredoxin, translating into MICIGPVCVPIWQLGIVGAFLLNPLKNAAVYVYSRCCKRRAHCAETGAQGLRVANLELFRTTDTALKRTAGEYPSQAVSVHSDDQLAALKRRLSGGNKPQMIFVDFGATWCQPCKSMCPFFEALSVFYEGTFVKVDVDECPDSADDAAVQALPTLCVMAPSGGKWEVVARAVGANRRDWENLVATHSIPRHGDSPSNEKESTKDQ; encoded by the exons ATGATCTGCATTGGTCCTGTCTGCGTGCCTATTTGGCAGCTGGGCATTGTTGGGGCATTTCTTCTGAACCCCCTCAAGAATGCTGCTGTTTATGTATATAGTCGGTGCTGCAAGCGCAGAGCGCACTGTGCAGAGACGGGAGCGCAAGGACTGAGAGTAGCAAACTTGGAACTGTTTCGAACGACAGATACCGCTCTCAAGAGAACG GCAGGCGAATACCCATCTCAagcggtgtctgtacactccgATGACCAGTTGGCTGCGCTTAAAAGGCGGCTTTCCGGTGGAAACAAACCCCAGATGATTTTTGTCGATTTTGGCGCGACGTGGTGTCAACCTTGCAAATCCATGTGCCCCTTTTTTGAG GCGCTTAGTGTTTTTTACGAGGGAACGTTCGTGAAGGTGGATGTGGATGAGTGCCCCGATAGCGCAGACGATGCGGCGGTCCAGGCCCTTCCGACTCTCTGCGTCATGGCGCCCTCAGGAGGAAAGTGGGAAGTTGTAGCGCGA GCGGTTGGCGCGAACCGCCGCGACTGGGAGAATCTCGTGGCGACGCACTCGATTCCTCGTCACGGAGACAGCCCATCAAACGAAAAGGAGTCAACAAAAGACCAGTAG